GCAATTAGATTTATGCAACCGATAAGAGGTACACCAGCATACTGGTCAGCAACTCAGAAAGATCTATTTGCTATGCTTAGACAGCTTGGAATTCCAACATGGTTTTGCTCGTTTTCTTCAGCAGAATATAGATGGAATGATGCCATAAGTTCTTTACTCAAACAACTCAATGATGAAAGAAATCCGGATTTGTTAGACTGGAccgaaaaaaatgaaattttgcgGAGCAATCCCGTTACAGTGGCTAGAATGTTTGAACATAGATTTCGTATCTTTCAGCGGGATGTTATTCATTCACCGTCAGAACCTATTGGGAAAATAGCCGATTTCTTTCAAAGAGTTGAATTTCAACAAAGAGGTTCGCCAcacatgcattgtttattttggGTGGAAAACGCACCAAAAATAGATGTTGATGGTAAGGAAGCTGTGGCAGAATTTATCGACAGATACGTGACATGTGCTGTGCCAACTGAAAATGAAGACTCTGAACTAAGAAAAATTGTACTGGATGTTCAACAACACAGTAAGAAGCACTCAAAGTCGTGCAAGAAAAATGGAAAAGAATGTAGATTTAACTTCCCGAGACCTCCCTCACAGCGTACATTCATAACAGAAAAGCatgatgatgacgatgaagATGAAACTGCAGAAATTCAAGATGTGCACCAACGTAATTCTACTTCAAATCTTACCAAGTCTCAagcaaaagaaattttattgagTGTTTGGAATAAGATTCACACTGATTGTGATGGGTATGAGACAACAGAAGATATTTTCGAGGATCTTTCTCTGAATCAAGACACATACCAAAATGCAATGAATGTTTTGTCAGAAAAACTGACAGTTGTCCTCAAAAGGCATCCAAATGAATTGTGGACAAATCAGTACAACCCATGTCTTCTTAAATGTTGGGATGCAAATATGGATATACAATATGTTTTGGATCCTTTTAGTTGCATCGTATACATCGTCTCGTACATCTCTAAATCTGAAAGGGAAATGGGAAtgttattaaaacaaacaaacgttGAAGCCCAAGAAGGAAATCTGGATGCcaaacaaacattaaaaaaaataggatcTGCATATTTGACGCACAGAGAAGTTACTGCGCAAGAAGCCGTCTACAGAGTTTGCAATCTAAGAATGAAAGAAGCTTCAAGGAAAGTGATCTTCATACCAGTTGGAGAAAACCCTACTCGAATGACAAAACCCCTTTCACAAATGAAGCGAAAACAAAAGGATGCTAACGATGATTTACACGACGAAAATGACGAGGATGACGAAATTTTCATGACAAACATTGTCGAAAGGTACGAAAACCGACCAGACAACAAGATATTTAACAACATATGTCTAGCCGAGTTCTGCTCTGATTATCGCGTCCTTGCCAAATCCCAAGTTCCAAAAGGGGTTAATGAAAATGTCTTTGAACTTCAAAATTCTAAGGGATATGTTCAAAAGAGAACGAGAACAAAACAGGCAGTTGTTAGGTATCCAAGATTTAGCGCTGAAAAAACATCTGAGAAATTTTATCAATCTCGACTACAGCTGTTTCTTCCCTATCGGCATGAAACACAATTAAAACCGGAAACTTTTGATTTGTAcgaaacattttatgaaaaaggaTTTGTGAAGTTACATGGCACGAGATCTGTAACAGCAGTAAAAATAATTGTGGAAACAAATCATGCTCGCTTTGCTCAGAATGAAAGTGTTATAGATGAAGCTCAAGAGTTGTATGAAAACATAGGAGAACCGGAAGATGCATGGGCAAATCTATGCCCCGAGACAGAAAAAAATAGAGATGAATGTGCCATGATGAAGTCAACACAGAAAACCCCCGAAGATCTTGTAGAAAATATACCAGATATTGACAGTGATTTCAACAAAGCTGATGTGTTATATCAAGTACAACAACTTTGCGTCTCTAATGAAGAAATGTTGAATATTGTACAAAACTTGAATCAAATCCAACAAAACGTGTTCTACTTTGTGCGAGACTGGTGTGTCAGAAAAATAGTAAATGAAAACCCAGCTCCGttccatatatttttaacaGGAGGTGCAGGAACAGGAAAAAGCCAAATTGTGAAAGCTATCAATTTCGAAGCATCACGCCTTTTCTCTAAAAGATTGTCGTCACCAGAGGCTTTATCAGTGTTGCTGACAGCTTTTACCGGCACAGCTGCATTTAACATTGGTGGCAGTACAATTCACAgtgttttttctttgacaaagtTCTTGCCACTGCCATATGAACCATTAAAAGAACAAACTTTAAGTGAAATCAGAATGAAGCTCTCAGACTTGCAAATTCTTGTAATAGATGAAGTATCGATGGTGTACAAAAGACTTTtatactacatccatgaaagaCTAGTGCAAATCAAAAAATGCAAACACCCATTTGGAGGCGTTAGTGTGCTTGCAGTCGGTGATTTCTTCCAACTACCACCagtaaaacaaagaaaagatgAGAGACTATATAAAGACAATGCATCATATCCAATTGACCATTGGCAAGATTTATTTCAAGAAGTTGAATTGACTGAAATTATGCGTCAACGCAATGATGTTCCATTTGCAAGAGCTTTGAATTTGCTGCGCACAAGAACCTTAGAAGATCCTTTAGCAAATGAAACACTTGACACAGTGAATGATTGTATCAGAGATGGTCCGGAAGATGTTCTTCACGTATACTCCACTAACGATGAGGTAAACAATTACAATTTGAATATGCTAGAAAAGAAATGCAAAGATTTCAAACAGATTGATGCAAAAGATTATCAAAAAGATAAAACCTCAGGAAAACTCTGCCTTAGAGATAAACCGTGCATAACCAAAACTGACAGTTTATCAAGCTCGTTACTCTTCGCAGTTAATGCTCGTGTCATGTTGACGAGAAATTGCGATGTCAAAGATGGTTTAGTCAATGGAGTTATGGGATACATTTCACACTTTCAATACGGAGATGCAGAAAAAACAAACGTTACAGCTATAGCTGTTATATTTGACAGTCAAAACGTCGGTATAAAAACGGGAAAGCGAACTAAAAATGGAAACATGGTATTGATTGAAAGAATTCAAGAAGAAATTCTTGTAAGGAAATCAAATGCTATTGTTAGACAGCAGTTTCCATTAAAGCTATCATGGGCCTGTACAGCTCACAAGGTTCAAGGGATGACTGTTGAAAAAGTTGTTGTCAACCTTGACAAAACATTTGCTCCTGGCCAAGCCTATGTTGCATTAACGAGAGTAACTTCAAAAGATGGATTATTCATAGAAACAAACGACAGAGCAAAGTTAGCCAAAAAGTTGTACGCTGATCCAGATGTGAAATCAGCCATGAAAGACATGAAAAAACTGGAACTTGACAGACCATTTGAAGTTCACTCCAACAGCACCATAGTTGTACTTCATAACATTCAAAGCCTGaataaaaacttttaccacATGAAATGTGACAGGAGATTCACAAATGCGGACATTGTTTGTTTAACTGAAACATGGTTAAGATCTGATCAAGAAACTGCTCATCTACATTTGAATGGGTTTCAATTTCGCCATCTTGCAAGAATAGAAGCTTATAGCAACAACGATGAACACACGAGGTCATTACGTAATTCAAAAGGAGGTGGGGTCGCTTTCTATATCAAAGAAAACAATGAGAGTCAGATAATTCATCATTCAATCGAAAACATTGAAGGCATTGCTGTCAAGTTGCTGAAAAAAAACATAGCCATAGTGAATGTTTATCGGCCACCTACATTGAACGTTACCATATTTTTGCAATCTCTGAAATCTTTAATAGACACCGTAAGATTACAATGCAAAATGTGCATTTTCGTAGGAGATTTCAACGAAGATACAAAGTTATCTGGCCCTATACAAACTTTTATGGAGCACAACGGGTTTAAGCAGATAGTGAATTTTTTCACAACAGAGGGTGGAACAACTTTAGACCATGTTTATATCTCTGATTCAATTGAAGCGCACACAAAAAGATTTTCTACCTTTTACAGTTATCATGAGGGtgtatttctatttctttgaaaatccaTACTGGCATGAGTTGGCATGATTACAGTAGAATACTTTATTAAAAACACGATTTTACAAACTTTTACCATATTCTTAAGATTCTTGTCAAATTTggacaattttcaatttttgtcaaGGCAATTGTTATAGCATTAACATTATACACATTTTTCCGGATTGAGtttgaattttagaatattCCGGATTTATGGATTCTGTTTTGTTATTAGGATTTTTCGCGGGACACGAGCAGTTTAGATTCTCCCTAGTTCCTGTGCTCAATACCATTtagatttacaatgtttactaTGTTTGTTTCTACGAGATAAAACTTCTAAGTTGGTAAGTTTTACATGAATCTGCTTGTGTATAGTGTTGTGCAAAAAGTTATGTATAAACGATAGGtataaatgtgtaaacaaaagTGTTCAACTGTGAAGATGCATTTTAAATAACATGTTCGAATGTTGGCACAAGGGATATATCTAGAATGTGTATATAGATTTAAAGCTAAAGTATCATAgcatgtttttattatatgatatgtcGGAATTTAAGGTTTCATTGTTTGCATGCAATGTTTTGTGCACTCTACAATAGGCGTACATATATAgtcattgattttgaattgtGTAATTTGCCAGTAGTACGAGTTTCGTTATATTTGCTAATTTGCTAGAGCATAAGTGAAAGTATTCATTTCAAGAACACGGGGCATATATATTTACTAGAGTGATATTTGTCATATGTTGagtgtgttttgtttgtttattcatagcatcaaaacttttctttgtttttccagTTAATCACATCTAGTCACATCACGTGTTGTCCCATCAAGTCACATCATCATGCCATTGTCACAAATCATCATACTAGTTTTTCAATGACTGAATAAAGATGTGCATTAGCAACAAGTTGCCTCTTCATTGATGGTAGCCAGTACAGCAATATTAAGCTCAAGTTTCGTGAATgtttatatactagtaattaccatttcttattattcaaataaggtACAACCAATTCAAACAAGACGCTTTGAAAAAACACAGTCTATAAATCAATATGTCCTAAAAATGCGGTTTTGAttaatgtaatatattttatggaCTCTGTAAAACACCGGTTTTATAAccaatattaaagaaaaagtcaatgtagattttccaaataaataagaaatatttgtaCAACATATCTAGCTAAATACGAAATTAAAAACGTAgtatcttttaatatttcaaagctGAGACTGTACAATAAGATTTAGCTAAAAAAAACTGAACAACGATTATTATTGAAAAGATTATAACCAAGGTTTTTCGCAATCGAAGAAACAAGGTATGCATAATGTTTAGCAAATTCTGTACATTTTGTATatcacaaattttaatgaaaacttcatgtttttcaaacattttgtcATATTCTCTGTAAAATCTTTCGTCCGAATATACGTTgtattctgatttttaaaaaaaatat
This is a stretch of genomic DNA from Crassostrea angulata isolate pt1a10 chromosome 4, ASM2561291v2, whole genome shotgun sequence. It encodes these proteins:
- the LOC128182097 gene encoding uncharacterized protein LOC128182097; protein product: MSGEIPPEASANNMFLEPVPEELSRLNNLEQHLISLHIPFMKVMALPKGGQKNIHGPVVCVPSNLKKATFLPLKEDENLLLRVKLKRKLSYKSYYEYQFINPTHVLTALDYLKQNNKWYAGIFINRDIESNENVEGSEQDEVQTSNENSERDEIQTSNEDTEQVQGETPNEDSEQIQIAVDSCLQPVDIAQEVLDHYFDDVFNIAPAEGNNPVRMLQEQGNEAKTFPCHFPSGQFSFDQQRDKRLTLARYFNNRLMNADNRFAKDTNYIFFSQYMSELNQVIEKTQISVRKTVTKNEKGSVINSDMLRNPETLSKLLRNDEAIRFMQPIRGTPAYWSATQKDLFAMLRQLGIPTWFCSFSSAEYRWNDAISSLLKQLNDERNPDLLDWTEKNEILRSNPVTVARMFEHRFRIFQRDVIHSPSEPIGKIADFFQRVEFQQRGSPHMHCLFWVENAPKIDVDGKEAVAEFIDRYVTCAVPTENEDSELRKIVLDVQQHSKKHSKSCKKNGKECRFNFPRPPSQRTFITEKHDDDDEDETAEIQDVHQRNSTSNLTKSQAKEILLSVWNKIHTDCDGYETTEDIFEDLSLNQDTYQNAMNVLSEKLTVVLKRHPNELWTNQYNPCLLKCWDANMDIQYVLDPFSCIVYIVSYISKSEREMGMLLKQTNVEAQEGNLDAKQTLKKIGSAYLTHREVTAQEAVYRVCNLRMKEASRKVIFIPVGENPTRMTKPLSQMKRKQKDANDDLHDENDEDDEIFMTNIVERYENRPDNKIFNNICLAEFCSDYRVLAKSQVPKGVNENVFELQNSKGYVQKRTRTKQAVVRYPRFSAEKTSEKFYQSRLQLFLPYRHETQLKPETFDLYETFYEKGFVKLHGTRSVTAVKIIVETNHARFAQNESVIDEAQELYENIGEPEDAWANLCPETEKNRDECAMMKSTQKTPEDLVENIPDIDSDFNKADVLYQVQQLCVSNEEMLNIVQNLNQIQQNVFYFVRDWCVRKIVNENPAPFHIFLTGGAGTGKSQIVKAINFEASRLFSKRLSSPEALSVLLTAFTGTAAFNIGGSTIHSVFSLTKFLPLPYEPLKEQTLSEIRMKLSDLQILVIDEVSMVYKRLLYYIHERLVQIKKCKHPFGGVSVLAVGDFFQLPPVKQRKDERLYKDNASYPIDHWQDLFQEVELTEIMRQRNDVPFARALNLLRTRTLEDPLANETLDTVNDCIRDGPEDVLHVYSTNDEVNNYNLNMLEKKCKDFKQIDAKDYQKDKTSGKLCLRDKPCITKTDSLSSSLLFAVNARVMLTRNCDVKDGLVNGVMGYISHFQYGDAEKTNVTAIAVIFDSQNVGIKTGKRTKNGNMVLIERIQEEILVRKSNAIVRQQFPLKLSWACTAHKVQGMTVEKVVVNLDKTFAPGQAYVALTRVTSKDGLFIETNDRAKLAKKLYADPDVKSAMKDMKKLELDRPFEVHSNSTIVVLHNIQSLNKNFYHMKCDRRFTNADIDFSRDTSSLDSP